The Oncorhynchus keta strain PuntledgeMale-10-30-2019 unplaced genomic scaffold, Oket_V2 Un_contig_27662_pilon_pilon, whole genome shotgun sequence region GGCGATGATAAACTCCCCCCCCCCTTTTTCATCCACTGTGGTTTTGGACGTGTGATTACAAATGCGTTACATTGTAGGGTGAGAAATATATAAATCTATTTTTAGTCGTTTAAGTTTATACATGGCTGTTTGTTATGACTTCCACGTGACATCAATCAGTGTTTCTCCTAAATGCGTTTAGCAGCGGCGCGCTGCCGTTGCTAATTCGTGGACGCCACCGAAAAACATATGTAAAAATAAGAAATAATTTTACCATCCCGTGGTGCACCGCTGCTAAGCGcgtataggggaaacactggttgATGTCATGTGGAAGTCAGAACAAACATCCATAAGAACTTGTATAAACTTAAATAACTAAAACCCAGataaaatatgtaaaaaaatataatagagcaatatatatatattttaatgatTACCTCTGAGAACTAACAATCCcccaaaataaataataaacagtcGGGGAGAATCCAAAATGTAAAAACTATCGTGTcatggggcccccattgattttgttatactgTTTGAGTCATTCAGATAGCATAAGAACAAGGCATAAGCCTCGGCAAAATGTAGAATTGAAGGACATTTAGCTTTAAAATCTTCTCAGCCCTATGGCACATTTTTTGTAATGGcatgaaattagctttaaaaaacACAGTACAATGTTCTCTCTGCCCCgcggcaaaatgtatagaattgcaggaaatttgctttaaaacagcaGCAGTTTGTCTCTGCGGCCAAGAAGAGGGCCTCTAAAACCGCACAACTAGCcacacccactaccaccacccgGGTTATGGTTAGTATGGTGCTCCTCACCTGTACACCCAGGGTTATAGTTAGTATGGTGCTCCTCACCTGTACCcccagggttatggttagtatGGTGCTCCTCACCTGTACCcccagggttatggttagtatGGTGCTCCTCACCTGTACCcccagggttatggttagtatGGTGCTCCTGGCCTGTACAcccagggttatggttagtatGGTGCTCCTCACCTGTACAcccagggttatggttagtatGGTGCTCCTCACCTGTACCCCAGGGTATGGTTAGTATGGTGCTCCTGACCTGTACCcccagggttatggttagtatGGTGCTCCTCACCTGTACAcccagggttatggttagtatGGTGCTCCTGACCTGTACcccagggttatggttagtatGGTGCTCCTCACCTGTACCcccagggttatggttatggtgctCCTCACCTGTACAcccagggttatggttagtatGGTGCTCCTCACCTGTACAcccagggttatggttagtatGGTGCTCCTCACCTGTACCcccagggttatggttagtatGGTGCTCCTCACCTGTACAcccagggttatggttagtatGGTGCTCCTCACCTGTACCcccagggttatggttagtatGGTGCTCCTCACCTGTACAcccagggttatggttagtatGGTGCTCCTCACCTGTACCcccagggttatggttagtatGGTGCTCCTCACCTGTACAcccagggttatggttagtatGGTGGTCTTCACCTGTACCCCCAGGGCCTGTCCAGAGATGACGGCCACAGTGACCCCTCCCTGCTGGGCTTGGGGACCTGGCTGTCCTTCAGCTCCTGGTACTGGGGCTCCACCATCTTGTCCTCCCTCCTCAGGCTGACCCACAGCTGCAGGCCCTGGACGGGCTCCTCAGACACGGGCATCTCTGCATGGACCACCCTCGGCCTGCCGTCATCCACTTATGAAGAGACATGgacatagacacacagagacggacacagaaacacacacacacagatacagagaggcatagacacacagagacggacacagaaacacacacacagatacagagaggcatagacacacagagacggacacagaaacacacacacacagatacagagaggcatagacacacagagacggacacagaaacacacacacacacagatacagagaggcatagacacacagagacggacacagaaacacacacacacagatacagagaggcatagacacacagagacggacacagaaacacacacacacagatacagagaggcatagacacacagagacggacacagaaacacacacacacacacagatacagagaggcatagacacacagagacggacacagaaacacacacacacagatacagagagggacagacacacacacacaaaacacaattaCTAACCACATAAAGGAGAAttgtacagtataatatacatGAACTCAATGTTGTCTGATATGATTTCCATAATAAATCACCCCTGTGGACTTAATACTGGAACTAACTGGTTTCCAGGAGGAAATTAACTTCACATTTACACC contains the following coding sequences:
- the LOC127922918 gene encoding uncharacterized protein LOC127922918, with product ARPGPAAVGQPEEGGQDGGAPVPGAEGQPGPQAQQGGVTVAVISGQALGVQVKTTILTITLGVQVRSTILTITLGVQVRSTILTITLGVQVRSTILTITLGVQVRSTILTITLGVQVRSTILTITLGVQVRSTILTITLGVQVRSTILTITLGVQVRSTILTITLGVQVRSTILTITRVVVVGVASCAVLEALFLAAETNCCCFKANFLQFYTFCRGAERTLYCVF